The following coding sequences lie in one Allochromatium vinosum DSM 180 genomic window:
- a CDS encoding DUF6129 family protein: MIESIQIQQIAEIVRRAGLNDQTLSMLREHFSDLHFSYCLDDELGADEPFLADEDFNLYLVDGRAHCLKLTRDPECATGLLLAEVEAHA, from the coding sequence ATGATCGAGTCCATCCAGATCCAACAGATCGCCGAGATCGTCCGCCGCGCCGGTCTCAATGACCAGACGCTCTCGATGCTGCGCGAGCATTTCAGCGACCTGCATTTCAGCTACTGTCTCGACGACGAACTGGGCGCCGACGAGCCCTTTCTCGCCGATGAGGATTTCAACCTCTATCTGGTCGATGGGCGCGCGCACTGTCTGAAGCTCACGCGCGATCCCGAGTGCGCGACCGGGCTGCTGCTCGCGGAGGTTGAGGCCCATGCCTGA
- a CDS encoding dinitrogenase iron-molybdenum cofactor biosynthesis protein, protein MATTTLTEDMALRIGLAARTLPDTDPARLLRVLAELVGLPPSAERLATVRVKDLKQAGDGEFAHLDQSELRAALAILQGEGVEQPDPPPAVEPYAEGDMPDSIRVACASDHGEELDGHFGAARRFLVYQVSASEIRLIDVRTVDESQAGDDRNAYRAGLIADCQVLYVASIGGPAAAKVVKRDIHPIKDALGGPIRERLQALQGILAGKAPPWLAKVMGHAPEARVRFERDEAEA, encoded by the coding sequence ATGGCCACCACCACGCTCACCGAGGACATGGCACTGCGCATCGGCCTGGCCGCGCGAACGCTGCCGGACACCGATCCAGCGCGACTGCTGCGGGTGCTGGCCGAACTCGTCGGACTGCCGCCGAGCGCCGAGCGGCTGGCTACGGTCAGGGTCAAGGATCTGAAGCAGGCCGGTGACGGCGAATTCGCCCATCTCGATCAGAGCGAACTCAGGGCGGCGCTGGCCATCCTCCAAGGCGAGGGCGTCGAGCAGCCCGACCCACCGCCCGCCGTCGAACCCTATGCCGAAGGCGACATGCCCGACTCGATCCGTGTGGCCTGTGCCTCGGATCACGGTGAGGAACTCGACGGGCACTTCGGTGCGGCGCGCCGCTTCTTGGTCTATCAGGTCTCGGCGAGCGAGATCCGCCTGATCGACGTGCGCACGGTCGACGAGTCCCAGGCGGGCGATGATCGCAACGCCTATCGCGCCGGACTGATCGCCGACTGTCAGGTGCTCTATGTCGCCTCCATCGGCGGCCCGGCAGCAGCCAAGGTCGTCAAGCGCGACATCCATCCGATCAAGGATGCACTCGGCGGCCCGATCCGCGAACGCTTGCAGGCGCTGCAAGGCATTCTCGCCGGCAAGGCACCGCCCTGGCTGGCCAAGGTCATGGGTCATGCGCCCGAGGCGCGCGTGCGCTTCGAACGCGACGAGGCCGAGGCATGA
- a CDS encoding 4Fe-4S binding protein, whose protein sequence is MALKIVKELCTACGDCEPVCPTMSISPFKGVYKIDASTCSECEGDGEPGTPQCMEACMEDDCIVPA, encoded by the coding sequence ATGGCCCTGAAGATCGTCAAGGAACTCTGCACCGCGTGCGGTGACTGCGAACCCGTGTGCCCGACCATGTCCATCTCGCCCTTCAAGGGCGTCTACAAGATCGACGCCAGCACCTGTAGCGAATGCGAGGGTGATGGCGAGCCCGGCACCCCGCAGTGCATGGAAGCCTGCATGGAAGACGACTGCATCGTTCCGGCCTGA
- the nifT gene encoding putative nitrogen fixation protein NifT: MPNVMIRKNDAGDLLFYVAKKDMEETIASVETDTSETWGGEVVLTDGSRWYIDPISPPPSFPTTLRFKRGDE, from the coding sequence ATGCCCAACGTGATGATTCGCAAGAACGACGCCGGAGACCTGCTCTTCTACGTCGCCAAGAAGGACATGGAGGAGACCATCGCCTCCGTGGAGACCGATACATCCGAGACCTGGGGCGGCGAGGTGGTGCTGACCGACGGATCGCGCTGGTACATCGATCCGATCAGCCCGCCGCCCAGCTTTCCGACCACCCTGCGCTTCAAGCGCGGGGATGAGTGA
- the nifK gene encoding nitrogenase molybdenum-iron protein subunit beta, with protein MSQTVDKIKPCYPLFRDADYVENLAKKRELVEEVPSMDKIEETFAWTTTKEYQELNFKREALTINPAKACQPLGAVLCALGFEKTLPYVHGSQGCVAYFRTYFNRHFKEPVACVSDSMTEDAAVFGGQKNMFDGLENAKALYKPECIAVSTTCMAEVIGDDLNAFIGNAKKEGHIPPEFPTPFAHTPSFVGSHTTGWDNMFEGFQRYFTLNEMDDKVVGSNGKINIVPGFETYLGNYRVMHRMMQEMGVGYSLLCDPTEVLDTPADGEFRMYAGGTPIADMKDAPNAIDTLLLQPWQLPKTKKFAEITWKHPVSHVNIPMGLEWTDEFLMTVSRLTGKEIPESLAKERGRLVDMMTDSHTWLHGKKFALYGDADFVLGLTKFLLELGAEPTHILCNQANKRWKKEVEKVLASSPYGAGGTVYIGADLWHLRSLCFTDKPDFLIGNSYGKFIQRDTLHKGKEFEVPLIRLGFPIFDRHHLHRMTTLGYEGAMYMLTTIVNAVLERLDDETREMGVTDFNYDLVR; from the coding sequence ATGAGCCAGACCGTCGATAAGATCAAGCCTTGCTACCCGCTGTTCCGTGACGCGGACTATGTCGAGAACCTCGCCAAGAAGCGCGAGCTGGTCGAAGAAGTGCCCTCGATGGACAAGATCGAGGAGACCTTCGCCTGGACCACCACCAAGGAATACCAGGAGCTGAACTTCAAGCGCGAAGCGCTGACCATCAACCCGGCCAAAGCCTGTCAGCCGCTCGGCGCGGTGCTGTGCGCGCTCGGCTTCGAGAAGACCCTGCCCTATGTGCACGGTTCGCAGGGCTGCGTGGCCTATTTCCGCACCTACTTCAACCGCCACTTCAAGGAGCCGGTCGCCTGTGTGTCGGACTCCATGACCGAAGACGCGGCGGTGTTCGGCGGTCAGAAGAACATGTTCGACGGTCTGGAGAACGCCAAGGCGCTCTACAAGCCCGAGTGCATCGCGGTCTCGACCACCTGTATGGCCGAGGTCATCGGTGACGACCTCAACGCCTTCATCGGCAATGCCAAGAAGGAAGGGCACATTCCGCCCGAGTTCCCGACGCCGTTCGCGCACACCCCGAGCTTCGTCGGCAGCCACACCACCGGCTGGGACAACATGTTCGAGGGCTTCCAGCGCTATTTCACGCTCAACGAGATGGACGACAAGGTCGTCGGCTCCAACGGCAAGATCAACATCGTGCCCGGCTTCGAGACCTATCTCGGCAACTACCGCGTCATGCACCGCATGATGCAGGAGATGGGCGTCGGCTACAGCCTGCTGTGCGATCCGACCGAGGTGCTCGATACCCCGGCCGACGGCGAGTTCCGCATGTATGCCGGCGGCACCCCGATCGCCGACATGAAGGACGCGCCCAACGCCATCGACACCCTGCTACTCCAGCCCTGGCAGTTGCCCAAGACCAAGAAGTTCGCCGAGATCACCTGGAAGCATCCGGTCAGCCACGTCAACATCCCGATGGGGCTGGAGTGGACCGACGAATTCCTGATGACCGTCTCGCGTCTGACCGGCAAGGAGATCCCCGAGTCGCTGGCCAAGGAGCGCGGTCGTCTGGTCGACATGATGACCGACAGCCACACCTGGCTGCACGGCAAGAAGTTCGCCCTCTACGGTGACGCCGACTTCGTGCTGGGTCTGACCAAGTTCCTGCTGGAGCTGGGCGCCGAGCCGACCCACATCCTCTGCAACCAGGCCAACAAGCGCTGGAAGAAGGAAGTGGAGAAGGTGCTGGCCTCCTCGCCCTACGGCGCCGGCGGCACCGTCTACATCGGCGCTGACCTCTGGCACCTGCGCTCGCTGTGCTTCACCGACAAGCCGGACTTCCTGATCGGCAACAGCTACGGCAAGTTCATCCAGCGCGACACCCTGCACAAGGGCAAGGAGTTCGAGGTACCGCTGATCCGGCTCGGCTTCCCGATCTTCGACCGTCATCACCTGCATCGCATGACGACCCTGGGCTACGAGGGCGCCATGTACATGCTGACGACCATCGTCAACGCGGTGCTGGAGCGTCTGGACGACGAGACCCGCGAGATGGGCGTGACCGACTTCAACTACGACCTGGTGCGCTGA
- the nifD gene encoding nitrogenase molybdenum-iron protein alpha chain: MATLTRDEAQALIQEVLEAYPDKAKKDRAKHLAVNDPSVEQSKKCIISNRKSQPGVMTIRGCAYAGSKGVVWGPIKDMVHISHGPVGCGAYSRAGRRNYYVGHTGVNVFGTMNFTSDFQEKDIVFGGDKKLEKLIDEINALFPLVKGISVQSECPIGLIGDDIEAVSKKKGKELDKPIVPVRCEGFRGVSQSLGHHIANDAIRDWVIGNRDGDTSFEPGPYDVAVIGDYNIGGDAWASRILLEEMGLRVVAQWSGDGTLSEMELTPKVKLNLIHCYRSMNYISRFMEEKYGIPWMEYNFFGPTKIAESLRKIAAFFDETIQANAEKVIEKYKAEYDAVIAKYRPRLEGKKVMLYVGGLRPRHVVGAYEDLGMEVVGTGYEFAHNDDYDRTMKEMGEATLLYDDVTGYEFEEFVKKVKPDLIGSGIKEKYIFQKMGVPFRQMHSWDYSGPYHGYDGFAIFARDMDMTVNNPCWNSMQAPWLKSAAGA; this comes from the coding sequence ATGGCGACATTGACTCGCGACGAGGCTCAGGCACTCATCCAGGAAGTGCTCGAAGCCTATCCGGACAAGGCGAAGAAGGATCGCGCCAAGCACTTGGCCGTCAACGATCCTTCGGTCGAGCAGTCCAAGAAGTGCATCATCTCCAACCGCAAGTCCCAGCCGGGCGTCATGACCATTCGCGGTTGTGCCTATGCCGGTTCCAAGGGCGTGGTCTGGGGTCCGATCAAGGACATGGTCCACATCTCGCACGGTCCGGTCGGCTGCGGCGCCTATTCGCGCGCCGGACGCCGCAACTATTACGTCGGTCACACCGGCGTCAACGTCTTCGGCACCATGAACTTCACCTCGGACTTCCAGGAGAAGGACATCGTCTTCGGCGGCGACAAGAAGCTCGAAAAGCTCATCGACGAGATCAACGCGCTCTTCCCGCTGGTCAAGGGCATCAGCGTCCAGTCTGAGTGCCCCATCGGTCTGATCGGTGACGACATCGAAGCCGTGTCCAAGAAGAAGGGCAAGGAACTCGACAAGCCGATCGTGCCGGTGCGTTGCGAAGGCTTCCGTGGCGTCTCCCAGTCGCTCGGCCATCACATCGCCAACGACGCCATCCGTGACTGGGTCATCGGCAACCGCGACGGTGACACCTCGTTCGAGCCTGGTCCCTACGACGTGGCTGTGATCGGCGACTACAACATCGGCGGCGACGCCTGGGCCTCGCGCATCCTGCTCGAAGAGATGGGTCTGCGTGTGGTCGCCCAGTGGTCCGGCGACGGCACCCTGTCGGAGATGGAGCTGACCCCCAAGGTCAAGCTCAACCTCATCCACTGCTACCGCTCGATGAACTACATCAGCCGCTTCATGGAAGAGAAGTACGGGATTCCGTGGATGGAATACAACTTCTTCGGCCCGACCAAGATCGCCGAGTCGCTGCGCAAGATCGCCGCCTTCTTCGACGAGACCATCCAGGCCAACGCCGAGAAGGTCATCGAGAAGTACAAGGCCGAGTACGACGCCGTCATCGCCAAGTACCGTCCACGCCTGGAAGGCAAGAAGGTGATGCTCTACGTCGGCGGTCTGCGCCCGCGTCACGTCGTCGGCGCCTATGAAGACCTGGGCATGGAAGTGGTCGGTACCGGCTACGAGTTCGCGCACAACGACGACTACGACCGCACCATGAAGGAAATGGGCGAGGCGACGCTGCTCTACGACGACGTCACCGGCTACGAGTTCGAGGAATTCGTCAAGAAGGTCAAGCCCGACCTGATCGGCTCCGGCATCAAGGAGAAGTACATCTTCCAGAAGATGGGCGTGCCCTTCCGCCAGATGCACTCCTGGGATTACTCCGGCCCCTATCACGGCTATGACGGCTTCGCCATCTTCGCCCGTGACATGGACATGACCGTGAACAATCCCTGCTGGAACAGCATGCAGGCTCCCTGGCTGAAGTCGGCCGCCGGCGCCTGA
- the nifH gene encoding nitrogenase iron protein yields the protein MAMRQCAIYGKGGIGKSTTTQNLVAGLAELGKKVMIVGCDPKADSTRLILHSKAQNTIMEMAAEAGSVEDLELEDVLKVGYGNIKCVESGGPEPGVGCAGRGVITAINFLEEEGAYEADLDFVFYDVLGDVVCGGFAMPIRENKAQEIYIVCSGEMMAMFAANNIAKGIVKYASSGGVRLAGLICNSRNTAREDELIMELARQLGTQMIHFVPRDNVVQRAEIRRMTVIEYDPKCKQADEYRALANKIIDNKMFVVPTPISMDALEDLLMEFGLMDGEDESIIGKTAAEEAAVA from the coding sequence ATGGCAATGCGTCAATGCGCCATCTACGGCAAAGGCGGTATCGGCAAGTCCACCACCACCCAGAATCTGGTGGCCGGTCTGGCCGAGCTGGGCAAGAAGGTCATGATCGTCGGCTGTGACCCCAAAGCCGACTCGACCCGTCTGATCCTGCACTCCAAGGCACAGAATACCATCATGGAGATGGCCGCCGAAGCCGGTTCGGTCGAAGACCTCGAACTGGAAGATGTGCTCAAGGTCGGCTACGGCAACATCAAGTGCGTCGAGTCCGGCGGTCCTGAGCCGGGTGTGGGTTGCGCCGGTCGCGGCGTCATCACCGCCATCAACTTCCTGGAAGAAGAAGGCGCTTACGAGGCCGATCTGGACTTCGTGTTCTACGACGTACTCGGCGACGTGGTCTGCGGCGGATTCGCCATGCCGATCCGCGAGAACAAGGCCCAGGAGATCTACATCGTCTGCTCCGGCGAGATGATGGCCATGTTCGCCGCCAACAACATCGCCAAGGGCATCGTCAAGTACGCCAGCTCCGGCGGCGTGCGTCTGGCCGGTCTGATCTGCAACAGCCGCAACACCGCCCGCGAAGACGAACTGATCATGGAGCTGGCCCGTCAGCTCGGCACCCAGATGATCCACTTCGTGCCGCGTGACAACGTGGTGCAGCGCGCCGAGATCCGCCGCATGACGGTCATCGAGTACGACCCCAAGTGCAAGCAGGCCGACGAGTACCGCGCCCTGGCCAACAAGATCATCGACAACAAGATGTTCGTCGTGCCCACGCCGATCTCGATGGATGCGCTCGAAGACCTGCTGATGGAATTCGGCCTCATGGACGGCGAGGACGAGAGCATCATCGGCAAGACCGCCGCCGAGGAAGCCGCTGTCGCTTGA
- a CDS encoding NAD(+)--dinitrogen-reductase ADP-D-ribosyltransferase: METDRQIRHDEPPPPTLPPSARQPINRCNLPAVILGSLSFQRHPVALEIDGIRDLHAGLFRMLDGLPDATERAQRFMDYMTVWFLLEEPEEAGSMPGRKKPARIKANYRRLVRGWSFDSDGREGAVLKRWVESRFGLLARHHAGSLLERGGECYQRYLYEGSRGLYATNALESQLDLLYAYCQYELARAHPEQSHVRLYRGINRIDEHEILERAERSRYRVLLNNLNSFTRERERADEFGDYILEVEVPLAKVFCYNQLLPGLLRGEDEYVVIGGVYEVRISTL, encoded by the coding sequence ATGGAGACCGACAGACAAATCCGACACGACGAGCCGCCGCCGCCCACGCTCCCGCCCAGTGCCCGCCAGCCGATCAATCGCTGCAACCTGCCGGCGGTGATCCTCGGCAGTCTCAGCTTCCAGCGTCATCCGGTGGCGCTGGAGATCGACGGCATCCGCGATCTGCACGCCGGGCTGTTCCGGATGCTCGACGGCCTGCCGGACGCGACCGAGCGCGCCCAGCGTTTCATGGACTACATGACGGTGTGGTTCCTGCTCGAAGAGCCGGAGGAAGCGGGGTCGATGCCGGGCCGTAAGAAACCGGCACGGATCAAGGCCAACTATCGGCGGCTGGTGCGCGGCTGGTCGTTCGATTCGGATGGACGCGAGGGCGCGGTGCTCAAGCGCTGGGTGGAGAGCCGCTTTGGGCTGCTGGCGCGTCATCACGCCGGATCGCTGCTGGAGCGCGGCGGGGAGTGTTATCAGCGCTATCTGTATGAGGGTTCACGCGGTCTCTATGCGACCAACGCGCTGGAGTCACAGCTCGATCTGCTCTATGCCTACTGCCAGTACGAACTGGCGCGCGCGCATCCTGAACAGAGCCATGTCCGGCTCTATCGCGGCATCAACCGCATCGACGAGCATGAGATCCTGGAACGCGCCGAGCGCTCGCGCTATCGGGTGCTGCTCAACAATCTCAACAGCTTCACCCGCGAGCGTGAGCGCGCCGACGAGTTCGGCGACTACATCCTGGAGGTGGAGGTGCCCCTGGCCAAGGTCTTCTGCTACAACCAGCTCCTGCCGGGCCTGCTCAGGGGCGAGGATGAATATGTGGTGATCGGCGGGGTGTACGAGGTGCGGATCAGTACGCTGTGA